From the Bacillus tuaregi genome, one window contains:
- a CDS encoding spore germination protein GerPB has product MNIYVQQSISINHLKITNITNSSVLQIGSAGIIKPASHLFNTGGFTEAAPQASTPNTQIQESAITLVPSAITP; this is encoded by the coding sequence ATGAATATTTATGTTCAGCAATCTATTTCAATCAATCATTTAAAAATCACTAATATTACAAACTCTTCTGTTCTTCAAATCGGCAGTGCTGGGATTATCAAGCCTGCTTCCCATCTTTTCAATACAGGAGGCTTTACTGAAGCTGCTCCACAAGCAAGCACACCAAATACTCAAATACAAGAGTCGGCCATTACATTAGTTCCGTCAGCTATTACCCCCTGA
- a CDS encoding DUF418 domain-containing protein: protein MKQDLSPIREQQRIVSLDVMRGTAILGIFLVNMLSFHSPLLYIDPIEWWQDSVDKGFYIFIDIFVQASFYPLFSMLFGYGLVIFRERVQNKNLSFTPIAIRRLFLLLIVGFIHAIFIWHGDILFNYALFGFLFLLFVKLSGRTLMILGNMVYLLPNLLLSALLFLSMLIAPAEELSTYHPLLSAESIDRYQNGSYLEITIQRVADWTYTNNMFGLFMMLFTILPLFFIGGSAAKYKWLERIQACRRGLWITLIISFLLGLSLKLLPYIWTNIGTNYIQDMFGGPLLAISYGLMIALFTEKQPLNKAFTLISYVGRMSFSHYLLQSIIATLIFYSYGLGLYGETSVWVGTLLVFIIYLLQCIFSRLWFAHYHFGPAEWIWRSFTYFKRQPLRKQTKDVS from the coding sequence ATGAAGCAAGATTTATCGCCTATTCGAGAACAACAACGCATCGTTTCTTTGGATGTTATGCGGGGGACGGCTATCCTTGGCATCTTTCTCGTTAATATGCTTTCATTTCATTCACCATTACTTTATATTGATCCCATTGAATGGTGGCAGGATTCGGTTGATAAAGGATTCTATATCTTTATTGATATATTTGTCCAAGCAAGCTTTTATCCACTGTTCTCCATGCTATTTGGTTATGGACTTGTCATCTTCAGAGAAAGGGTTCAAAACAAGAATTTGTCTTTTACACCTATAGCTATTAGAAGGTTATTTTTGCTGCTGATTGTCGGTTTCATTCATGCGATTTTTATTTGGCATGGGGATATTTTATTTAATTACGCTCTATTTGGATTTCTCTTTCTTTTGTTTGTGAAGTTGAGTGGGCGGACCCTGATGATATTGGGGAATATGGTTTATTTATTACCCAATCTTTTGCTTTCTGCATTGCTATTTTTATCCATGCTTATAGCACCGGCAGAGGAACTCTCCACATATCATCCTTTATTGTCTGCCGAGTCAATAGATCGATACCAGAATGGAAGCTATCTGGAAATTACCATACAGCGTGTAGCTGATTGGACATACACAAATAATATGTTTGGATTGTTTATGATGTTATTCACCATCTTACCGCTCTTTTTCATCGGTGGAAGTGCTGCAAAATATAAATGGCTTGAAAGAATTCAAGCCTGTCGTAGGGGATTGTGGATAACGCTTATCATTTCCTTTCTATTAGGGCTGTCTCTAAAACTATTACCATACATATGGACAAATATAGGAACAAATTACATTCAGGATATGTTCGGCGGACCGCTGCTGGCAATATCCTATGGTTTAATGATTGCTCTTTTTACTGAAAAACAGCCATTAAATAAGGCTTTCACCTTGATATCATATGTGGGCAGAATGTCCTTTAGCCATTATTTATTACAATCCATCATTGCAACATTGATTTTTTATTCCTATGGCTTAGGGTTGTACGGCGAAACTTCTGTATGGGTTGGTACTTTGCTTGTGTTTATCATTTACCTGCTACAATGCATTTTTAGCCGACTGTGGTTTGCTCATTATCATTTCGGACCTGCAGAATGGATTTGGCGAAGCTTTACCTATTTTAAAAGGCAACCTTTACGCAAACAAACAAAAGATGTTTCTTAG
- a CDS encoding YisL family protein: MTHAHITTWVLALILFFIAISLHKSGKQRGLKIVQMILRLFYLFIIATGVMMLVDMTAISTMHWIKAILGIIVIGFFEMVLASTIKGKSTGAAWLLFVIAFVAVVYLGLSLPLGFYI; the protein is encoded by the coding sequence ATGACACATGCACATATCACAACATGGGTACTGGCATTGATTTTATTTTTTATCGCGATAAGTCTGCATAAATCGGGAAAACAGCGTGGCTTAAAGATTGTACAAATGATTCTGCGTCTCTTCTATTTGTTCATTATTGCAACAGGTGTAATGATGCTAGTAGATATGACTGCTATCAGCACCATGCACTGGATTAAGGCGATTCTTGGAATTATTGTAATTGGATTTTTTGAGATGGTGCTTGCTTCTACGATTAAAGGAAAATCAACCGGGGCAGCCTGGTTATTATTCGTGATTGCCTTTGTAGCCGTTGTTTACCTAGGGCTTTCACTACCGTTAGGTTTTTATATTTAA
- a CDS encoding spore gernimation protein GerPD → MNFEVVNREICVGDIRVMGIASSSILLVGDANSIQLSSMFDTPAESLIIGPFVPLPAGG, encoded by the coding sequence ATGAATTTTGAAGTGGTAAATCGTGAAATTTGCGTTGGAGATATTCGAGTAATGGGGATAGCCAGCTCTTCCATATTACTGGTAGGTGATGCCAATTCTATTCAGCTTAGCTCAATGTTTGACACACCAGCGGAGTCCTTAATCATTGGACCGTTTGTTCCGCTTCCTGCTGGGGGGTAA
- the gerPC gene encoding spore germination protein GerPC: MNKDIYQVIQSMQTFVMKQNETLRSLQKQINSLEKKVKKLEARPPVHVEKMEYKFDQLKVETLEGTLNIGLNPADLQGIDDLSIAEKPTTVTPQERMHLVTDIETSLREYLETNLQSIIEDAAQQLHQHVNESYHDFIFQDIKKQLPNRIEFYLNQPPARKDEAAEQRRERILESLKKEIHQGVVTFLQHLPENMKGTKKE, from the coding sequence ATGAATAAAGATATCTATCAGGTTATTCAATCAATGCAGACTTTCGTAATGAAACAAAATGAAACATTGCGCAGTTTACAAAAACAAATCAACTCGTTGGAGAAGAAGGTCAAAAAACTGGAAGCTCGTCCTCCTGTTCATGTCGAGAAGATGGAATACAAATTTGATCAATTAAAGGTTGAAACATTGGAAGGTACATTAAATATCGGTTTAAACCCGGCTGATTTACAAGGGATAGACGACCTTTCCATTGCAGAGAAACCAACCACTGTCACACCACAGGAACGAATGCACCTAGTAACAGATATCGAAACTTCCCTTCGCGAATATCTTGAGACAAATCTACAGTCCATTATTGAAGACGCTGCACAACAGCTTCACCAACATGTTAATGAATCCTATCATGATTTTATCTTCCAGGATATAAAAAAGCAGCTTCCAAATAGAATTGAGTTTTACTTAAATCAGCCTCCAGCTAGAAAAGATGAGGCGGCTGAACAACGACGAGAACGGATTTTAGAAAGTTTGAAAAAGGAGATTCATCAAGGTGTTGTAACCTTTCTACAACATCTTCCAGAAAATATGAAAGGAACGAAAAAAGAATGA
- a CDS encoding spore germination protein GerPE yields the protein MIRTSKVDNLKINSTGLSAVIHIGDSNHLNTFARVLAIQRQKELYYDNEGNFKLYGIFSRPLPIPPLDEAIRINSVSLNPLIKVGSISAVEVTASSILHIGSSDNIQAEARTLHIRHIETVENNSDQSIEEG from the coding sequence ATGATACGTACTTCGAAAGTAGATAACCTAAAGATAAATTCCACCGGACTATCTGCTGTCATTCATATTGGGGATTCTAACCATTTAAATACATTTGCCCGTGTCCTTGCCATTCAAAGGCAAAAAGAGCTTTATTATGACAACGAAGGCAACTTCAAATTGTACGGAATTTTTTCCCGCCCACTTCCTATTCCTCCTTTAGATGAAGCCATAAGGATTAACTCCGTATCTCTAAACCCTCTAATCAAGGTTGGTTCAATTAGCGCTGTTGAAGTGACTGCCTCATCTATACTGCATATTGGAAGCTCTGACAATATTCAAGCAGAAGCGAGAACCCTTCACATTAGACATATAGAAACAGTAGAAAATAACAGTGACCAATCTATAGAGGAGGGGTAA
- a CDS encoding spore germination protein: protein MPAIVGVVQVISIGSAAVFHIGDVYKISTFSNAKTFAGAGSFNLGESLLVQNQNSSTNTFDQDTIDQGNFFNV from the coding sequence ATGCCGGCTATCGTAGGCGTTGTTCAAGTGATATCTATTGGATCAGCTGCTGTTTTTCATATCGGTGATGTATATAAAATTTCGACGTTTTCCAATGCTAAAACCTTCGCTGGTGCAGGATCCTTTAATCTTGGTGAGAGCCTCTTAGTTCAAAATCAGAATAGCTCAACAAATACTTTCGATCAAGATACGATTGATCAAGGAAACTTTTTTAATGTATAA